The nucleotide window TTACTTGATTTTTCGGGAGGAGTGGGAAGTTATGCAGAAATAAGACAAGATTAAATAATTCAAACTCATTCCCTAATCCAATTAACAAACAGATAATGTTTGATATCAAACAACAAACAAAGATAGCAAAAACCAAGAGCTAGCTGCACTTAAActtatgtaagaacataattaaGAGACTAAATTACAGTAGGGTAATGTGGCAAATGACATTATCAGAACAGTCACATTTGATGAAGGGGTTGTAATCGCCATTGTCCTGCAAAAGAGAAAAGGCCGAGACTTTCACTACCAACTGATAGAAAGAAAGCAATGGAAAGATCGATCATCACCAGAATCCTTTGGACACCTGAAAATGTGAATAGCCTAAATGAGTATTATAGGTGCTCTATGCTTGGTTAAGTTTCAAATATACATTGAAATGTGCATATCTTCTAAAGATCACTGACAAAAGAAGTAGAGTGGCAAAAAATAGTCTACATTCCTAATGCAGGCTAGCTAGGGCTGGGGTTTCATTATAGAATAAGAAGGGTGCACAAAGAAGCTAATAATAAGAAAACAATAGGCTGATAGACAAACCATATCATCCATTACAAATCCAAATCAGTAATGACCAAGTTGCATGGTGAGAGCTAGATCTTGCCtttgtttaccaaaaaaaagaaaccaaaagagAATATGAATAGTCAATACTAAGATTAAGTAATAGAatccagaaaaacaaaaatcaaagacAAAATTCTCTATAATCCAAACATTTTGCTCAGATTCTATATCCACATGGCACATGGTAGAAAGTGTTATAACAAAACACTGAATAGTAGCCTTCATCATTTTTTCATTCACCAAAAAATAGACATAATATAACTACATTGAGCTATATGAAAATCACCATGACAAACATTGTGCCTTATAAATTTTTTCTCCTACTTGTTTCTGAACCTGTCAGACTCATACTATTGTAAATTCAATAATGTTTGGTCGCTGTGCTCTATCATTAGCCATTATCACTTATGCTTACATGAAAAAAACTAAGAAAGCAATATAACAATATCGTGACTTACACAGTggaattgaaaagaaaatataattaaaCCTCCAAGACTTCAGTGCTATTTGAGCTTCAAGAAACCAGGATAAAATCCATATTCATTTTCACCTATAACATTTATGCTTCATAATTCAAACCCCATTTACAGGTAGACCTTGTTATAGTACCTAACAAACTTGTAGTGCAATAAAGATAAGAGGAACGGAGAGCTGACCAGTCTAAAATCACGATCTTCTATCTCGTGTGCAAAACCCGGGAGTTCTTTCAACATATCTCATCTCGTTTTCACCAGAGCCCTTCCCTTTCTCATTGAGAAGATCAACAAAAGCACCTTCGATCTCTATTCTCATCAATCTCACCGCAGAAACTGAGCAAGCCAAAGCAATTTGAAACTAagccatcaaaattcaaaacaacataGTGTCCCACACCCCATACTTCATACCAATTATCCTTACAACACCTCTTTTCATGTTGCTTTCAAAGCCATTGAAAATGCAGATAAAGGAAACATCCATTCTCagttttgaaaaaagaaaaagaaaaagaaaaaaaaacccaaacacACGCTTACCAGCACTGTGAGGAGAAATATCTGAATTCAGCTTCTGGGCTTGTGAATGATTGAACTAACATATAAAATCATACTTTTAGTTGCAGTAACACTAAACCACTCTATCATCATAATGTTCAAAGCCAGCAAAACAACGCAGATAACATACTCCAAATTCATTTCACATTAAAACCAAAAGCACTTTCATTTCAGGACAATTCCCAAACTACGCACCTCACACTCTGTAGATCAAGATTTGccacaaaaaagaaaactctGTAGTGATATCGAAAACCCCCAATATATCCATTAACCCAAACGCCCCTACCTCTAAATCTCCAGATCTACACAGatctaaaattacacaaaacagaaaaattcaTCTAATCTGAAATTTCGTTTGGAATGCAGATTTCAAAGAACAATTAATGAGGAAACAGATAAAGGAGAGAGAAATCAAATGGGTGTTAAGGATTTCATACCTCGGCTCTGAAATCAAATGGGAAGAGCGAGCTCTCGTCGTccacagtgagagagagagagagagactgagtttgctttctcaaaatttctagggttttacTAGACTTGAGGAGTTCTGAGTCTTCGCTCCAATAAGCTCACCCGTTCGCCAACAGCGCTTCAGAATCTTTACCTCCAAGGGAATGAGTTATCCGGTGAGTTTCCGCCCGGGTTGACTTGGTTGGAGAGGCTGAATTGACTCAATGAGTTTTCCAGTGGAGAGATGAGACTTTGGTTAGAGAGAAGAGTGAGGTTTTGGCTATAGGCTTTGTCAAGAGGGTGAGAATCTGTCGAGagtgagggttttggttttagttttggtTCTGGGTCTGTCGAGTGTGAGGCGAGTCAAGtaagggttttgattttgggtctGGGCGTGTCGAGAGTGAGGCGAGTCACAATTGAGGCACTGCCTAGAGGGACCCAACAAGCAAATCTCCCGCCTAGTGCAAATCAAAAACTCATTTCTCCCGCCTAggcacattcacacaacaaaaataggcAATTCCGTTGTAGGATCTTACAATTATGACCTGCATTTCACCTAAAAATTGGCCATTTTGGCACTAGTTTGTGAACATCTAATTTCTTCCAGACTTgcacaacacaaataaaaaatgtgttgtatgatattttgctcatacaacatatacaactatactgttgtacaaggtgagtcaaaatttcgacccaaatttgagtaAGGTGAgggggaaattttttttacattcagacaacagacaaatccttaaaactgttgtacaataatcttggacccaaaaaaattgatgtatgacctccttatacaacgccaatctcattaaacatgttgtgtgaagcactttcagtgatcacacaacggaaatttttttttcgttgtctaaaaagtgtagtgtgatgcagtttttggcatagtgtataGAAGCATTTTAGCTAAAGATTCATAAGAGGTTCATGAACTCACAGTTGCAGCTGCCTTTTTTGCCTTTGTTACAGGACAATCCAATTTGTTGTGTCCTTGCTGGCCACATATCTTGCAAGACATCTTGATCCCAGTTTTAGGCAGTTTACCCTCTTTAGGAGCAGGTGGTGGTGGGGCCTTTTCCTTCTCTCCTGGTTCCTTATGCCTCTTCATCTTAGGCCTACCAGGCTGCACCTTAAAAGGTGGAGGTGCAATGGGATAGTCAACTGGCTCCCAATCATCCTCCCTTGCAATTGGATATATGATTGGGTTGTAGGACTCCAAATAAGATGAAGGCATGAGGTAGTCATCATAGTACAAGGTTGCCTTCTGCTTCTTGAACTTGATTGCACATATAGCATGCACACATGGTATGCCACTGAGCTGCCACCTCTTGTAGGTGCATGTATGGAGTCCTAAATCTACAGCATGCTTACTGCCCATGTCACCACTTCTAGTAATTTAAAAGATAAATTCCCCACTTCTATGAGCTCTATAGCATGTAGCCCTTTACCCAATCTTGTCTATTATCTTTTTAATCCTAGGACAACTAAATCCTCCACCTCTCACAAACAACCCTTCTATTTGTATTCCTAACCATCATGTCCATCCTAATCTTTTCCAACATAGTGATAATAGGGTTATCCCTAGCAGGTAGTATGGCTGAATTAAAGGACTCACACAAGTTGTTTAGCAGGATGTCACACTTGGACTCATATCTGAAATAGGCCCTACTCCACTGTGCAGGGTTCTTGTCTTCAAATCACCTCCATGCTTGCTCACTCAACACCCTCAGCTCCTCCATGTGTCTGTTATACCAGACCACAGTACTTGATCTGGCAGCATTCTAAACCAGCTGTTTAAGCCCCTCTCTTGGATGCTTTGCCTTGAAGTTATTGTAAAGGTGCCTAACATAATGCTTGTGCTCTGCATTTGGAAATAAACCTGAAACATGCATAAAGAGATAGTTAGAACTCCATATCTCAAGTGCATTAATAAACAACAAACTGTTATCTCAACACTTAGATGCACAAATACTAACCTGCAATGGCATTTCCCAGCCCCTTTTGCTTATCAGTCATAAATGTGTAACTGCTGTCCCTTTCTATTCTGAGATCCCACTTCAGATATTCAAGGAATCGTGTCCAAGTCTCTTTGTTCTCAACCTCAACTATGGCAAATGCAATTGGGAATATCCCATTGTTAGCATCTATGCCAATGGCTATTAAAAGTTATCCAGGGTGAGACCCCTTTAGGTGAGCACCATCCAAGCCTATAAA belongs to Rosa chinensis cultivar Old Blush chromosome 4, RchiOBHm-V2, whole genome shotgun sequence and includes:
- the LOC112198842 gene encoding uncharacterized protein LOC112198842; this translates as MGSKHAVDLGLHTCTYKRWQLSGIPCVHAICAIKFKKQKATLYYDDYLMPSSYLESYNPIIYPIAREDDWEPVDYPIAPPPFKVQPGRPKMKRHKEPGEKEKAPPPPAPKEGKLPKTGIKMSCKICGQQGHNKLDCPVTKAKKAAATVSS